In Rattus rattus isolate New Zealand chromosome 9, Rrattus_CSIRO_v1, whole genome shotgun sequence, a genomic segment contains:
- the Pwwp2a gene encoding LOW QUALITY PROTEIN: PWWP domain-containing protein 2A (The sequence of the model RefSeq protein was modified relative to this genomic sequence to represent the inferred CDS: inserted 1 base in 1 codon) produces the protein MAAVAAEAAATAASPGXGGAGEAEPELEPIPGSEAGTPLPVTATEAAVPDGEADGRQSAPQADEQPLPPPPPPPPPGELAGSSEAEEAKPPEPAAVPVPPPEQPPAAPEQPEDAPRPPPAPALVPPAGGDSAVSHLIPGSEVRVTLDHIIEDALVVSFRLGEKLFSGVLMDLSKRFGPHGIPVTVFPKRECKDKPDAMQLQSNTFQEGIEVKREVNGAIPDALSPVPPPDHLWTSKPPPLFHEGAPYPPPLFIRDTYNQSIPQPPPRKIKRPKRKMYREEPTSIMNAIKLRPRQVLCDKCKNSVVAEKKEIRKGSSDSSRYEDKKRRNDSVATVNKKLKTDHKVDGKNQNESQRRNAVVRVSSIPHSRGRVVKVSAQANTSKAQLNTKKVLQSKNMDHAKAREVLKIAKEKAQKKQSETSTSKNAHSKVHFTRRYQNPSSGSLPPRVRLKPQRYRNEENDSSLKTGLEKIRSGKLAPKPQSRCTSTRSAGLNKWQLLHQTVTSPAAPLQCLTDHCGFRLGALKLTVKRAAQRH, from the exons ATGGCGGCCGTGGCTGCTGAGGCGGCGGCGACCGCGGCGTCCCCGG ACGGGGGCGCCGGTGAGGCCGAGCCGGAGCTAGAGCCCATTCCGGGCAGTGAGGCCGGCACCCCCCTCCCGGTCACGGCCACGGAGGCGGCGGTGCCGGACGGCGAGGCCGATGGGCGCCAGTCCGCCCCTCAGGCCGACGAGcagccgctgccgccgccgccgccgccgccaccgccgggGGAGCTGGCCGGTAGCTCCGAGGCTGAGGAGGCGAAGCCGCCTGAGCCCGCGGCTGTCCCGGTCCCGCCGCCCGAGCAGCCTCCGGCCGCCCCCGAGCAGCCCGAGGACGCGCCGCGGCCGCCGCCAGCTCCGGCGCTCGTGCCGCCGGCGGGCGGGGACTCAGCGGTATCGCACCTCATCCCGGGCTCGGAGGTGCGGGTCACGCTGGACCACATCATCGAGGACGCGCTCGTGGTGTCGTTCCGCCTCGGGGAGAAGCTCTTCTCCGGGGTCCTCATGGACCTGTCTAAAAG GTTTGGGCCCCATGGGATCCCTGTGACAGTATTTCCCAAAAGGGAATGTAAGGACAAACCGGACGCCATGCAGCTTCAAAGTAACACATTCCAAGAAGGGATAGAAGTCAAGCGGGAAGTGAATGGTGCTATTCCCGATGCCCTTTCTCCAGTCCCTCCTCCTGATCACCTGTGGACTTCCAAACCACCTCCTCTCTTCCATGAAGGAGCACCTTATCCTCCCCCCTTGTTTATCAGGGACACATATAACCAATCAATACCTCAGCCGCCTCCCCGGAAAATTAAGCGACCCAAACGAAAAATGTACAGGGAAGAACCCACTTCAATAATGAATGCGATAAAGCTACGTCCCAGGCAAGTCCTGTGTGATAAGTGTAAAAACAGTGTTGttgcagaaaagaaggaaattaggAAAGGTAGCAGTGACTCTTCTAGGTATGAAGATAAAAAACGGAGAAACGATAGTGTAGCTACTGTGAACAAAAAACTGAAAACTGACCATAAAGTGGATGGGAAAAACCAAAACGAAAGCCAGAGAAGGAATGCTGTGGTGAGGGTTTCCAGTATCCCTCATAGCAGGGGCAGAGTAGTCAAGGTTTCTGCTCAGGCAAATACATCAAAAGCTCAGTTAAATACCAAGAAAGTGCTTCAGAGCAAGAACATGGATCACGCAAAAGCTCGGGAAGTATTGAAAATTGCCAAAGAAAAGGCACAGAAGAAGCAAAGTGAAACCTCCACTTCCAAAAATGCGCACTCGAAAGTCCATTTCACACGCCGGTATCAGAATCCTAGCTCAGGTTCTCTCCCACCTCGAGTGCGCTTAAAACCACAACGGTACAGGAATGAAGAAAACGACTCTTCTCTGAAGACGGGACTGGAGAAAATTCGGAGTGGCAAGCTGGCCCCTAAGCCGCAGTCTCGATGTACCTCCACCCGCTCAGCAG